The Marinomonas maritima genome segment ACCCCGAGTACAGCGGCGGCTGCAGAGTTGAGAGCTGAAGCTATTATTAATGAAATAGGTGAGACGGCATACGCTAAATTCTCTGGCTCAGTGCAAGTGCCCTTTATGCCAATTATATATAAGACGAGCAACCGTGGGGCTTTTACGTTGGATGCAAGTGCTTCGTTGGTGAGTCGTGCTAGTGTTCTATCGGATGACATCTCTGTAGCGGGCTCGGAATTGAGCTCTGACACGTCGCTTTATGTAAAAAGAGTGACCGATTATCGCTTTGGTGTTGGCTACAGTCAGTTAGTGGGATCACGACCTGTAAGTGGGGCGTTGATTGTTGGTGGTCGAATTAATGTCCATAACTTAGCACTGAATAAAAAATTGTCTGTATTGACCGATAAGAATAATGATGTTGATGATGGTTTTGGTGATTTTCTTTTAGAAAGAGACAATGTCGAATCCGGTGTTAGTTTAGATCTTGGCGCTATCTGGACTGCTCCAAACTATCAATTAGGCGCTTCATTGGCTAATGCTAACGAGCCTGAGTTCGACTTTGAAGACTTAGGCAATTGCAATGGCTTGTCTGGCTCTGATTTAATCAGTTGTAATGCGTCGGTGCGCTTATCAGATGACGGTAAATTAGAGCTAAAAGAAACCTACAAAATGAAATCCCAGTTAACCTTAGACGCGGCGATAATGTCGACGAATCAGAATTGGTCTCTTGCTGGCTCCTATGATATGAACGCCATTGCAGACCCGGTTGGAGATAAATATCAATGGAAGGTGATTTCCCTTTCTTACTTTAGCGATGACCTTCTTTTCCCAGGTATTCGTGTTGGTTACCGAAAAAATCATGCAGGTAGTAAATTGAGTTATGCGACGGTAGGGGCGACTTTGTTTAGGCGCCTAGACTTTGACCTCGCTTATGGACTAGAAAAATTTAGCGACGGGGATGGTGGTACGCTACCCCGAAGCTTGTATTTTTCTGTCGGCTACGGCTTTGCCTTTTAGGCGCTACACCATCATGTCATTAAACAGAAATAACGTGTGTTGGGGTCAAGATTGCTTGTAATGGCACGTCCCAACCCTCCACTGGCAGGCTGTTAACGTGCTGGCAATCGTGTGCTAAACCGATCAGCAGTGGCGCTTCATCTGTTCTTTTATTAGCAAAGGTTCTGTCATAGAAACCGCCCCCCATGCCAAGGCGTCCGCCTTCTGAGTCAAACCCAACTAATGGCAACAGCACAATGTCCAGTTCATTCCCTGAAAGGTAATTCGTCGTGATGGGTTCGTTGATGCCATAGACATTTTCTTGCCAAACCGTATCTGTGGAGTAAAGCGCAAAGGTGAGTTGTTTTCCTTGGATGACGGGGAGGTAAGTTTGAATGTTTTGTTGCCAAAAATATTCGCATAATAAATGAGGTGAAATCTCACCGTCGTTCGCTAAATAAAGTGCAATTCGTCTCGCATCAACTATTTGTGGGTTGCTAAATTGTTCTTTAAAACAGGAGAGCAGTGCTTTAGCGGCGTTCAATTGCTGATCTGGCGATAAGCTTCTTCTGGCCTGGCGTAATTGACGACGAAGTGTTTGTCTAGAATCTAGATGTGAGGTCATAAAAGAGTTTCCCAAGTTGCCGTCTCGGCTATTGGCCTTGAACCCAGTGGTTCAAGGTGGAAAGAACTGTGATTTTTTAGGCTTTCCGACGCACGGACATGCACACCAAACCAACAGGCTCTCTCCGGGGTATTACTCATAGGCTCAAGGGCGTTAAGCCGCTTCGAACAACCCAGGAAACGAACTCAAGTATAAGGTAATTCATTGTGTAAATCACTCTGTAGTCTCATTCGTTTTCTGCACTGTATGAAGAAAATTCGTGTTCTGGGCTTGCAATCAAAAAAGTAGATCAAAGAATAAACCACGAGTGATTATTCATTAACCAACTTTGTTTGATGCGTTAATGCTGCATCAAGCTGCGACGTCAGCTCTCGCAACTGTTGCTCGTTGGAACGAGCGTATTTTTGATTAGAAAGCATATCGTGAGTAATATTCAATGCCGCCAGTACGGCAATTTTTTCAAGTCCGACGATTTTTCCACCGGCCTTAATTTCGCGCATTTGATTATTCAAATACTCCGCCGCTTCTTTCAAATCTGCTTCGTGCCCTTTAGGGCAATTTATCTTATAAGTTTGTCCCAGTATGGCGACTGAAACGGTTGGCTTATCCATATTGACTCCATTTGATAGCAAGG includes the following:
- the traF gene encoding conjugal transfer protein TraF, whose protein sequence is MKKYLATLSMAILSSSAMASIPIYQPIGSSTALGGYANRQSLITSLANPAAPYLMTNIESFRIGFLGPLALGYETGEISDLDDKVDELKDILDRKDYTPSTAAAAELRAEAIINEIGETAYAKFSGSVQVPFMPIIYKTSNRGAFTLDASASLVSRASVLSDDISVAGSELSSDTSLYVKRVTDYRFGVGYSQLVGSRPVSGALIVGGRINVHNLALNKKLSVLTDKNNDVDDGFGDFLLERDNVESGVSLDLGAIWTAPNYQLGASLANANEPEFDFEDLGNCNGLSGSDLISCNASVRLSDDGKLELKETYKMKSQLTLDAAIMSTNQNWSLAGSYDMNAIADPVGDKYQWKVISLSYFSDDLLFPGIRVGYRKNHAGSKLSYATVGATLFRRLDFDLAYGLEKFSDGDGGTLPRSLYFSVGYGFAF
- a CDS encoding 5-formyltetrahydrofolate cyclo-ligase, producing MTSHLDSRQTLRRQLRQARRSLSPDQQLNAAKALLSCFKEQFSNPQIVDARRIALYLANDGEISPHLLCEYFWQQNIQTYLPVIQGKQLTFALYSTDTVWQENVYGINEPITTNYLSGNELDIVLLPLVGFDSEGGRLGMGGGFYDRTFANKRTDEAPLLIGLAHDCQHVNSLPVEGWDVPLQAILTPTHVISV
- a CDS encoding cell division protein ZapA; the encoded protein is MDKPTVSVAILGQTYKINCPKGHEADLKEAAEYLNNQMREIKAGGKIVGLEKIAVLAALNITHDMLSNQKYARSNEQQLRELTSQLDAALTHQTKLVNE